DNA from Streptomyces sp. NBC_01260:
CCGGATCCTGCGGGTGGGCGTCGAGCCAGCCGGTGATCGCGATGCGCGCGGTGGGGGTCCGGGCGTGGTCGAGCCAGCCGGGCGAGGGCCCCGACGCGGCGTCCTCGGTGAGGAGCAGCTGTACGGTGTCGCCGTCGCCGAGCGGGGTGCCGAGCGTGGCCAGCCTGCCGTTCACCCGTGCCCCGATACAGCTGTGCGCCGCGTCCCCGTACTGCGCGTAGGCGGCGTCGACGCAGCTGGCGCCCGCGGGCAGGCCGAGCGTGCCGCCGTCGGTGCGGAAGACCGTGATCTCGCGGTCCTGGGCGAGGTCGGCGCGCAGTGTGGTCCAGAAGGTGTCGGGGTCGGTCGCGGACTGCTGCCACTGGAGGAGCCGGGACAGCCAGCCGGGCCGGGTCGGGTCGGCGCGTTCGCCGTCGGTCGGCTCGACGGTCTGCGCACCGCTGTCCGCGGCGTACGGATTGCCGAGCGCGATGACCCCCGCCTCGGCGACCTTGTGCATCCGGTGGGTGCGGATGAGGACTTCGGCGACCTCGCCCTCGGGGCCCACCACCGCGGTGTGCAGCGACTGGTACAGGTTGAACTTCGGGGCCGCGATGAAGTCCTTGAACTCGGAGATCACCGGGGTGAAGCAGGTGTGGAGTTCACCGAGGACCGCGTAGCAGTCGGCGTCCTCGCCGACGAGCACCAGCAGCCGCCCGAAGTCGGTGCCGCGCAGTTCGCCGCGTTTGATGCTGACCCGGTGGACGGAGACGAAGTGCCGTGGCCTGACAAGGACTTCGGCGGGGATACCGGCTTCCCGCAGCACCGAGGCGACGTTCCCGGCGATGGCGGTGAGCGGGTCCGCCGCGGCGGTGGCGGCGGAGATCACGGCTCGGGTGTGTACGTACTCCTCGGGGTGGAGGATCGCGAAGACGAGATCCTCCAGCTCGGTCTTGAGCGCCTGCACGCCGAGCCGTTCCGCGAGCGGAATCAGTACATCGCGGGTGACCTTGGCGATCCGGGCCTGTTTCTCGGGGCGCATCACGCCGAGCGTGCGCATGTTGTGCAGCCGGTCGGCGAGCTTGATCGACATCACCCGGACGTCGTCCCCGGTGGCCACCAGCATCTTGCGGAAGGTCTCGGGCTCGGCCGCCGCGCCGTAGTCGACCTTCTCCAGTTTGGTGACGCCGTCGACCAGGTAGCGGACCTCGTCGCCGAACTGCTCCCCCACCTGATCGAGGGTCACCTCGGTGTCCTCGACGGTGTCATGGAGCAGGGACGCGGTCAGCGTCGTGGTCTCGGCGCCGAGTTCGGCGAGGATCAGGGTGACCGCGAGCGGGTGTGTGATGTACGGCTCGCCGCTCTTGCGCATCTGTCCGCGGTGCGAGGACTCCGCGAGGACGTAGGCCCGGCGCAGGACGGTGAGGTCGGCGTCTGGATGGTGGGCCCGGTGCGCCTCGGCGACATGGCCGATGGCGTCCGGCAGCCGGTCCCGGGAGACCGGGCCGAGCAGGGCGACCCGCCCCAGCCTGCGGAGGTCGATCCGGGGACGGCCCCGTCTGCGGATGGGAGCACCTGGGTTGGTGGCCTCTGCGCTCATGGGGCACCTCCGGCGGCGTCGACCGGCGGTGGGGAGGTGCGGTCGCGCCTCCGGGCCGGTGCTTGATGCTACCGACCCCACCACGTGGCGGAGTCCAGCTCTCGCCCAGCGTGAAACGGATCACCCATTCGAGCGAAGCCCCAGGGCCCCTCGTTTGGATCTTGCCTGGCTCACGGGGCCGGCACCGCACCCCGATCCACCCTGAACCCACCTGATCCAGGCGAAGGACCTAGCCGTTCAGCGTGTGGAGCCAGGCCGGATCGATCTTGCCCTCGGCGACGATGACGGCCGGTCCGGTCATCTCGATCTCGCCGTGCGGGTGCTCGGTGATCACCAGCGTGCCGCCGGGGAGGTCGACGGTGTAGGTGACCGGGGTGCCGGTCAGCGCGGGATCGGCCGCGTCCCGGCGGGCCGCCGCGACGGCCACGGCGCAGGCGCCGGTGCCGCAGGACCGGGTCTCCCCCGAGCCGCGCTCATGAACGCGCATGGCGACATGGCGGGGGCCGAGGTCCACGACGAATTCGATGTTGACCCCGTCGGGGTAGACCGCGGCCGGGCCGAAGGCCGGCTCGGAGAGCAGATCACCGGCGTGCGCCAGATCGTCGACGAAGGCGACCGCGTGCGGGTTGCCCATGTTCACGTTGCGGGCGTCCCAGCTGCGGTCCCCGACGGTGACCGTGACTCCGGCGGCCGGGAGCTGCGCGCGGCCCATGGAGACGGTGATGTCGCCGTCCTTGGCGAGGTGCACCTTCTTCACCCCGCCGCGGGTGGCGACCGCCAGATCGCCCTCCTCGACCGAGCCGGAGCGCTGGAGGTAGTGGGCGAAGACCCGTACGCCGTTGCCGCACATCTCGGCGATCGAGCCGTCCGCGTTGCGGTAGTCCATGAACCACTCGGCCTCGTCGGCCATGGCCCGCGCCTCGGGGTGGGCGGCGGACCGCACGACGTGCAGCAGCCCGTCCCCGCCGATACCGGCCCGGCGGTCGCAGAGCCCGGCGACGACGGAGGCGGGCAGGTCGACGGCGTTGTCCGGGTCCGGAACGATCACGAAGTCGTTCTCGGTGCCGTGGCCCTTGAGGAAGGCGATCTGCGAGGTGGTCACGGGACAACTGTACGAGGCTGCGCCGACAGCGCCGTGAACCGGCCGCCCGCGTGGAGGGGCTCCGGCCCTGCCGCCGGCAGGGCCGGGTCCGGCCCGGTCTCAGGAACGCAGTCGCGCCACGCGCCACACAGCCAGCGCGACCAGCGCCGCGCACACGGCGACGTAGAGCATGATCACGCGCCAGTCGGGGCGCTCCCCCGAGCCCTTGGACGGCAGTCCGGGCCAGGTGTGTCCGACGCGGCGGGCGGCCATCATGCCCCAGCCCGCGGCGCAGCAGCTGATCAGCAGTCCCAGCATGGCGACGACCGCGCCGCCGTCACCGAACTCGAAGGCGAGCGGGAAGGCGAACATCAGCGATCCCAGCGCGGCGAGGGTGACGATCGGCGCGAGCTGCCAGATACGCAGTCGGCGGGCGGGGCGAAGCTCTACCTCGACCTCGGGGGTCACATCGAGCTCATCGGGCCCGTCGGGGCTCAAGCGTCCTGCCTCGTGCTGCGTGTCCGGTGCGTCTTGTTCCGTGTCGCGAGGGCCGGCCTCCATCGCCACGCGCCCTCCCAACTCGGACTCCACTGGTCGATCGATGCTCGATGATGGCACGCCGCAGGTCGCCGAACTGACGGGCAGGGCTTCCCGATGCCATCACGTGATCAGGCTGTAACCGCTCGTTCGACCAACGCCATCGCCTGGCCCGGGAGTTCCCCGCGGTGCGCCGCGGCGCCGTTCAGCCAGTGGACGCGCGGGTCGCGGCGGAACCAGGAGTCCTGGCGGCGCGCGAACCGTTTGGTGGCGCGCACCGTCTCACCGCGCGCCTCGTCCTCGGTGCACTCCCCGGCCAGCGCGGCGAGCACCTGCTGATAGCCGAGCGCCCGGGAGGCGGTGCGTCCGTCCCGCAGCCCCCGCGCCTCCAGGGCGCGCACCTCGTCGACCAGTCCCGCGTCCCACATCCGGTCGACCCGCAGGGCGATGCGCTCGTCGAGTTCGGGGCGGGCCACGTCGACGCCGATCTGAACGGTGTCGTAGACCGCATCGTTACCGGGGAGGTTGGCGGTGAAGGGCTTGCCTGTGATCTCGATGACTTCGAGGGCCCGGACGATGCGCCGCCCGTTGCCCGGCAGGATGGCGCGGCCGGCTTCCGGGTCCGCCGCGGCGAGCCGGTCGTGCAGCGCGCCGGAGCCCCGCTCGGCCAGCTCCGCCTCCAGCGCGGCCCGGACGGCGGGATCCGTTCCCGGGAACTCCAGGGCGTCGATCGCGCCCTTCACGTAGAGGCCGGAGCCGCCCACCAGGACCGGGGTACGGCCCTCGGCGAGCAGCCGGTCGATCTCGGTGCGGGCCAGCCGCTGGTACTCCGCGACGCTGGCGGCCTCGGTCACGTCCCAGATGTCCAGCAGCAGGTGCGGGACGGACGCGCGCTCCGCGAGTGTCAGTTTCGCGGTGCCGATATCCATCCCCCGGTAGAGCTGCATGGAGTCGGCGTTGACCACCTCGCCCCCGAGCTGCTGGGCGAGGAACACCCCCAGGTCGGACTTTCCGGCTGCGGTGGGACCGACGACGGCGATGACCCGCGGTGCGGGAGCTGGACTTCTCACTGCGACAGTCTCGCAAACCCGGGGGCCTGTTCCCCAATGGACGACGTGACAGCCGGGACCGTGGCGCGTTCGGATGCCCTGTCAAGTAAAATGTCGAGTACATATGGACGTTTTCTCACGGTTCTGCCGATCGTCCTCCACGACCGCCGATGCCGCGGCCGGGAGAGTGCGCGACAGCGCGGCGGGTATCCGGGCCGGAGAGAACACCCGCAGGCAGTCCCCCAGCAGAGAAGGTGTCCGATGGGCTTCATGGACAATTTGAAGGCGAAGCTGAGCCCGGCGAAGGACAAGGTCAGCGACCTCGCGCAGCAGCACGGGGGCAAGATCGACGAGGGGCTCGAAAAGGCCGCGCGGACGGTGGACGAGAAGACCAAGGGCAAGTACAGCGACAAGATCGTGTCCGGCACCCAGAAGGCCAAGGACGCGGTGGAGCGGCTGTCCCACAAGGACGGGGGCACCACGCCGCCCGCTTCCTGACCCCGGTCCGGCAGGAGACCGTGACGGCCGCGGAGCGGCATCGCTCCGCGGCCCTCGTGCGTCCGCAGCGGACCCGGCCGGGGCCACCTCGCGGTCAAAGCCGCCGCAGGGTCAGGACCAGGCGGCGACCAGGTAGCCCACACCGTACGGCGCGTCGTCGTACAGCAGCCGGCCGTCCAGACCGACCCCCTGCGCGGCCCCCGCGAGCACCTGCCAGGGTGCGCGACCCGCGGCCTTCAGTTCGTGCCCCAGCGCCTCGTCCAGCGCGATCAGCGCACCGGTGTCCGCCGCGCCCAGCGCGCGCGAGGCGGCTGCGTCGAACTCCGTGGCGCGCTCGTCCAGGTAGCCCGGGGCCTTGACGGTGCGGCAGGCACTGCCGTCGCCCATCACCAGCAGCGCGACCCGGTCCGCCCGGGCGGCCAGCGCCCGCCCCGTGTCGGTGCAGCGGCCGGTCTCCAGGGTCTCGACCACGCCCAGCGCCTCGACCGGGGCATCCGCCCACCCGGTACGGGCCAGCAGCCAGGCGCCGACGGCGAGCGACGCCGGAAGAGGCCGGCCGGCGGCCGTGCCCAGGTCCCGCCCGAGCCGTACCGCGAGATCGACGCCGAACTCCTCGAAGGTGCCGGTGGCGCCCTCGGGACGGGGCCCGCTGCCCGTGAGGTCCGCCGGGCCGATCACGATCAGCAGATCGGGCCGGGAGGCGGCCAGCACGCCCAGTGCGTCGCTGCACGCGGTCCTCGCGGCGTCGAGCTCTGGCGCGGCACCGGCGGCGACGTCGGGGACCAGCAGGGGCGGACAGGGGCAGACAGCGGCGGCGACAAGCATGGTGGGCAGCGTACTGGCTGGGCGTCGCGTTCCCCTCGGCACGCTGACGCCCCGGGAGCGGTACGCCCTGCTGACGGAGCGGTGCCGCCGTCCCGGCGCGCGGGTGGTGGCGTCCGTCAGTCGCAGCCGCAACCCGGTGCCGAGGCGGCGGGCAGCGGTGCCGGGGCACCGATCCCGGGCAGGCCCAGCATCACGCCGGCGGGCTTGGCGGCCGCGGCGGCGTTGCGCTTCTCCCAGGCGTCCCCGGAGCGGGTCCGCCGCACCCCGACGGGTGCGCCCTCGGCGAGCAGGTGGTGCGGGGCGGCGTAACTGATCTCGACGGTCACCACATCGCCGGGCCGTACGTCCTGGTCCGGCTTGGTGAAGTGGACCAGGCGGTTGTCGGGGGCGCGGCCGGACAGCCGGTGGGTCGCGCCGTCCTTGCGGCCCTCGCCCTCCGCGACCATGACGTCCAGGGTGCGGCCGACCTGCTTCTTGTTCTCCGACCAGGAGATCTCCTCCTGGAGAACGGACAGGCGCATGTACCGCTCCTGGACGACCTCCTTGGGGATCTGCCCCTCCATGTCGGCGGCCGGGGTGCCGGGGCGCTTGGAGTACTGGAACGTGAAGGCGTTGGCGAACCGCGCCTCCCGGACCGCGTGCATGGTCTGCTCGAAGTCCTCCTCGGTCTCACCGGGGAAGCCGACGATGATGTCGGTGGAGATCGCGGCGTCCGGCATCGCGGCGCGCACCTTCTCGATGATGCCGAGGAAGCGTTCCTGCCGGTACGAGCGCCGCATCGCCTTCAGGATCGTGTCCGAGCCGGACTGCATCGGCATGTGGAGCTGCGGCATCACGTTCGGGGTCTCGGCCATCGCGGCGATCACGTCGTCCGTGAAGTCACGCGGGTGGGGCGAGGTGAAGCGGACCCGTTCCAGGCCCTCGATCCGCCCGCAGGCCCGCAGCAGCTTGGAGAAGGCCTCGCGGTCGCCGATGTCGGAGCCGTACGCGTTCACGTTCTGGCCGAGCAGGGTGATCTCGGAGACGCCCTCGGCGACCAGGGCCTCGATCTCGGCCAGGATGTCGCCGGTCCGGCGGTCCTTCTCCTTGCCGCGCAGCGCCGGGACGATACAGAAGGTGCAGGTGTTGTTGCAGCCGACGGAGATGGAGACCCAGGCGGCGTACGCGGACTCGCGGCGGGTGGGGAGCGTCGAGGGGAACGCCTCCAGGGATTCGGCGATCTCGATCTGCGCCTCCTCCTGGATACGGGCGCGCTCCAGCAGCACGGGCAGCTTGCCGATGTTGTGCGTACCGAAGACGACGTCGACCCAGGGAGCCCGCGCGACGATGGTGTCCCGGTCCTTCTGGGCGAGACAGCCGCCGACCGCGATCTGCATCCCGGGGCGCTTCGTCTTCATCGGGGCGAGCCGGCCGAGGTTGCCGTAGAGCTTGTTGTCGGCGTTCTCCCGCACCGCGCAGGTGTTGAAGACGACGACGTCCGCGTCTCCGTCGGAGCCCTCGGGCGCCCGTACGTAGCCGGCGTCCTCCAGCAGCCCCGACAGCCGCTCGGAGTCGTGGACGTTCATCTGGCACCCGTAGGTGCGCACCTCGTAGCTTTTTCTGACGTCCACTGCTTCGCTCCGGTTGCCGCTGCTCATGCGACAAGGGTAGGCGCTGCCCGGACACCTCCCGCCGCGGGCGGCTCCCGGACGGTTCTCCCGGCCGTCGCGTCGGCCGGGAGATCCGTCGGCACCCCTGGCCACGGCCGGGAACCACCTGGCAGGATCGCCGCCATGCTCCCGGCGGCACTGTCCCGAATCGGCCGGCGTCGCTCCCTGCGGGCCGGCGCCGCCCTCGTCGTCGTGCTCGGGCTGCTCCTGTGGTGGCTGCTCCCGCTCGGGGAGTCCACACCGAGCGGGAGCCTGTCGTTCAGCACCGGGGTCCGCAGCGGCGTCTACCAGCGCTACGGCGAGCGGCTGAAGGGCGCACTCGCCAAGGACCTGCCCGATGTGTCGGTACAGCTCCAGACCAGCGAGGGATCTCAGCAGAACATCGCCCGGGTGGCGACGGGCAAGGCCGATTTCACCATCGCGACCACCGACGCCGTAGCCACCTATCTGCGCGACGGGAAGCCGGGCGCCGAGCGGCTGCGTGGCTGTGTCCGGCTGTACGACGACTACATCCAGCTGGTCGTGGACCGGGGCTCGGAGATCCGCAAGGTCGCGGACCTGCGCGGCAAGAAGGTCGCGGTCGGGCAGCCGGGGTCGGGGGTGCGGCTGGTCGCCGACCGGCTGATGACGGCCGCCGGCCTGGACCCGGTCAACGACGTGACGGCGATACCGGCGGGCATCGACACCATGCCGAAGCTGCTGGAGGACGGCAAGCTCGACGCGTTCTTCTGGTCCGGCGGGCTGCCGACCACCGCGGTGGCGGATCTCTCGGACCGGTTCGCGATCCGGCTCGTCCCGCTGGAGGACCCGCTGATCAAGGAACTCCAGGCGGCGGGCGGTTCCACCCGCTACTACCGCTCGGCCGTGATGCCCGCCGACGCCTACCGCAACGCGCAGCAGGGCCAGGCGGTGCCCACCGTGGCCGTGGCCAATGTGCTGGTGACCACCGACCGTACGGACGCGACGATGACCGAGGCGTTCACCCGGACCGTGATCGACAGCCGGGACCGCATCGGGCGCGAGGTGCACGCCGCGCAGCTGGTGGATCTGCGGACCGCGATCTACACCGATCCGCTGCCGCTGCACGAAGGGGCCAGGCGCTACTACCGCTCGGTCAAACCCTGAGACCCGGCCCGGCCGCCGCGCGGTCGACTCAGCCGTCTCAGCCGTCTCAGCCGTGCGGCCCGTTGCGCGGCACCGACACCGTCACCCGCAGCCCGTGCGGTTCGTGCCGCTCGTAGGAGAGGGAGCCGCGGCTCGCGGCCAGGAGCGCCTGCGAGATGGAGAGGCCGAGGCCGGACCCCCGCACGTTCTGATGCTGGGAGCTGCGCCAGAAGCGGTCTCCGACGCGCTCCAGCTCCTGCTCGGTGAGACCTGGTCCGCGGTCCGCGACGACGACCGTGACGCATTCGCTCCCCGAGGCGACCGTGACCCGGACCTCCTCGTCGGCGGGGGTGAACTTGAGCGCGTTGTCGATGATGGCGTCGAGTGCGCTGGACAGGGCGATGGGGTCCGTCCAGGCCGTGACGGCAGGGGCGCCGTCCGCCCTCAGCCGTACGCCCTTCTCCTCGGCCACCGGTCGCCAGGACGAGACACGTTCGGCGGTGAGTGCGCCGATGTCCGTGAGCTGGAGATCGGCTGCGGCGTGCTCGGCCAGCGCCAGGTCGAGCAGATCGTCGAGGACCTGGCCGAGGCGCTTTCCCTCCGTGCGCACGGAGGCGATCTCCTCGTTGCCCTCAGGGAGTTCGAGGGCAAGCAGCTCGATCCGCAGCAGCAGCGCGGCCAGCGGGTTGCGCAACTGGTGCGAGGCGTCCGCGACGAAGGCGCGCTGCTGTTCCAGCACGTCCTCGACGTTGTCGGCCATCTCGTTGAACGAACGGGCCAGCCGCCTGAGTTCCGGCGGCCCGCCGGAGGCCGCCACCCGGGACCGCATCCGGCCGCTGGCGATGTCGTGGGCGGCCACGTCCAGGGTCCGCACCGGGAGCAGCACCCAGCCGGTGAGCCGGATCGCCGCGCCGACGGCCACCAGCATCGCGACCACCTCGCCCGCCGCGATCACCAGCCAGCCGCGGAGCGTGTCGGAACGCATCTGCGCGGTGGGCGAGTCGATGACGACGACGGCGATCACGTCGCCGTCGCGCACGACGGGCGAGGCGACGACCACCCGGCCGTCCTGCCAGGGCCAGACCTGCGGCGGATCGTGGCTTCGACGGCCGAGCAGCGCCTCGTTGAACGCCTCGCGGCCCTCGCCCTCGACCGGCAGCCGCCAGGTCGCCGGGGCCTTCGCCATCGCGGAGTCGTCACGGTAGAAGACACCCGCCCGGATGCCGTAGACGGAGTCGTACGTCTCCAGTTCCGTCTGGAGCGTGCGCCGCCGTTCGTCGTAGCCGTGAGTACGTTCGGTGATGAACTGGGCGAGGGCGGCGAAGCGTGCCGTGTCGTCGATCCGGTCGATCACGACGCCCTGCTGCTGAGCCGCGGCCACACTGACGGCCAGCGGGAAGCCGAGCGCGAGCAGGACACTCGCCATGAGAACGATGAGCAGCGGAAGCAGCCTGGTGCGCACCGGAGACGTACGCCTCTACGCGGACGGGGCGACGAGTCGGTAGCCGACCCCGCGCACGGTCTCGATCAGTGCGGGAAGCCGCAGCTTGGCGCGCAGGGAGGCGACGTGCACCTCAAGCGTGCGCCCCGTCCCCTCCCAGCTCGTGCGCCAGACCTCGCTGATGATCTGCTCCCGGCGGAACACCACACCGGGCCGCTGCGCGAGGAGTGCGAGGAGATCGAACTCCTTGCGGGTGAGCTGGACTTCACTCCCGTCGACGCTGACCCGCCGGGTGGGCAGCTCGATGTGGACATGGCCCAGCCGCAGCGCGGCGACGGGCGTGGGCCCGGTCTCCTCAGCGGCCGGCTTGCGCCGGCTGACGGCGTGGATACGGGCGAGGAGCTCGCCGGTGTCGTACGGCTTGGTCACGTAGTCGTCCGCGCCGAGGTTCAGCCCGTGGATCCGCGAGCGGACGTCGGCCCGTGCGGTCACCATGATCACCGGCACGGAACTGCGCTTGCGAATCTTCCCGCACACCTCGTAGCCGTCCTGGTCGGGCAGCCCCAGATCGAGGAGTACGACGCCGAAGGGTTCCGTATCCGCGGGGAGGAGGGCCTGGAGGGCCTCCTCGCCGCTGCGGGCGTGCACCACCTTGAAGCCGTGCCGGCCGAGGATGGCGGACAGGGCGGCGGCGACGTGGTTGTCGTCCTCGACGAGCAGCAGTCTCATGGCCCCCCTCTCCGAAAGGTGCGGTGTCGGTGCGATCGCGTACGCCCCTGGTCACTTCCCCGTATCGAGGTGTTTCACGTCAGGGTGTATCAAGGCATCCACTCCGATGACCGGTGGGCCAGTCAAGTGCCCGCCCGTTGCATCCGTGTTTCCGTTATGCACCCGGTACGCCCGGACGGCCCGCGTGACGTCCCGTTCACACGGAGTGTCCGGTTGCGGCCGGATCGTTATGCTCAATTTCCGCTCAGATGTAATGACGCTGGTCGCACTGCGTCACTAGGGTCCTTCCCAACCGAGGAGGACGGAGCAAGAAGCCGATGAGCGGAGTTTCAGTGACCAAGGGCGCCGAGGACGCTGCACCCGCGGCCGGCGACGACCTGGTCGTGCTGAGCAACGTCAACAAGCACTTCGGCGCGCTGCATGTGCTCCAGGACATCGACCTGACGATCGCCCGTGGCGAGGTCGTGGTCGTCATCGGGCCCTCGGGGTCCGGGAAGTCCACGCTGTGCCGCACGATCAACCGCTTGGAGACGATCGACTCGGGCGCGATCTCGATCGACGGGAAGCCGCTGCCCCAGGAGGGCAAGGAGCTGGCGCGGCTGCGTGCCGATGTCGGCATGGTCTTCCAGTCGTTCAATCTCTTCGCCCACAAGACGGTGCTGGAAAACGTGATGCTGGGCCAGCTCAAGGTCCGCAAGACGGAGAAGAAGGCGGCCGAGGACAAGGCGCGTTCGCTGCTCGACCGGGTGGGCGTGGCGACCCAGGCCGACAAGTACCCGTCCCAGCTCTCCGGTGGCCAGCAGCAACGTGTGGCGATCGCACGGGCGTTGGCGATGGACCCCAAGGTCATGCTGTTCGACGAGCCGACCTCCGCGCTCGACCCGGAGATGATCAACGAGGTGCTGGAGGTCATGCAGCAGCTCGCCCGCGACGGCATGACCATGGTCGTCGTCACCCATGAGATGGGTTTCGCCCGCTCAGCGGCGAACCGGGTCGTCTTCATGGCGGACGGGAAGATCGTCGAAGAGGCCGTGCCCGACCAGTTCTTCAGCAACCCGCGCAGTGACCGGGCCAAGGACTTCCTGTCGAAGATCCTTCACCACTGATGGAGCCTTCAGCGCCGGTCTCCGGACCGGCTGATCACTCACATCGCGTCAACTCTAGGGAATTTCACCATGCAGCTTCGTAAGGTCACCGCCGCCTCGGCCGCCGTGCTCGCCCTCGCCCTGACCGCCACCGCCTGTGGCTCCGACGACAAGGACGACTCGTCCGGTTCGGGCGGCGGCAAGAAGATCTCGATCGGTATCAAGATCGA
Protein-coding regions in this window:
- a CDS encoding amino acid ABC transporter ATP-binding protein — translated: MSGVSVTKGAEDAAPAAGDDLVVLSNVNKHFGALHVLQDIDLTIARGEVVVVIGPSGSGKSTLCRTINRLETIDSGAISIDGKPLPQEGKELARLRADVGMVFQSFNLFAHKTVLENVMLGQLKVRKTEKKAAEDKARSLLDRVGVATQADKYPSQLSGGQQQRVAIARALAMDPKVMLFDEPTSALDPEMINEVLEVMQQLARDGMTMVVVTHEMGFARSAANRVVFMADGKIVEEAVPDQFFSNPRSDRAKDFLSKILHH
- a CDS encoding TAXI family TRAP transporter solute-binding subunit; translated protein: MLPAALSRIGRRRSLRAGAALVVVLGLLLWWLLPLGESTPSGSLSFSTGVRSGVYQRYGERLKGALAKDLPDVSVQLQTSEGSQQNIARVATGKADFTIATTDAVATYLRDGKPGAERLRGCVRLYDDYIQLVVDRGSEIRKVADLRGKKVAVGQPGSGVRLVADRLMTAAGLDPVNDVTAIPAGIDTMPKLLEDGKLDAFFWSGGLPTTAVADLSDRFAIRLVPLEDPLIKELQAAGGSTRYYRSAVMPADAYRNAQQGQAVPTVAVANVLVTTDRTDATMTEAFTRTVIDSRDRIGREVHAAQLVDLRTAIYTDPLPLHEGARRYYRSVKP
- a CDS encoding antitoxin codes for the protein MGFMDNLKAKLSPAKDKVSDLAQQHGGKIDEGLEKAARTVDEKTKGKYSDKIVSGTQKAKDAVERLSHKDGGTTPPAS
- the miaA gene encoding tRNA (adenosine(37)-N6)-dimethylallyltransferase MiaA; amino-acid sequence: MRSPAPAPRVIAVVGPTAAGKSDLGVFLAQQLGGEVVNADSMQLYRGMDIGTAKLTLAERASVPHLLLDIWDVTEAASVAEYQRLARTEIDRLLAEGRTPVLVGGSGLYVKGAIDALEFPGTDPAVRAALEAELAERGSGALHDRLAAADPEAGRAILPGNGRRIVRALEVIEITGKPFTANLPGNDAVYDTVQIGVDVARPELDERIALRVDRMWDAGLVDEVRALEARGLRDGRTASRALGYQQVLAALAGECTEDEARGETVRATKRFARRQDSWFRRDPRVHWLNGAAAHRGELPGQAMALVERAVTA
- a CDS encoding RelA/SpoT family protein, producing the protein MSAEATNPGAPIRRRGRPRIDLRRLGRVALLGPVSRDRLPDAIGHVAEAHRAHHPDADLTVLRRAYVLAESSHRGQMRKSGEPYITHPLAVTLILAELGAETTTLTASLLHDTVEDTEVTLDQVGEQFGDEVRYLVDGVTKLEKVDYGAAAEPETFRKMLVATGDDVRVMSIKLADRLHNMRTLGVMRPEKQARIAKVTRDVLIPLAERLGVQALKTELEDLVFAILHPEEYVHTRAVISAATAAADPLTAIAGNVASVLREAGIPAEVLVRPRHFVSVHRVSIKRGELRGTDFGRLLVLVGEDADCYAVLGELHTCFTPVISEFKDFIAAPKFNLYQSLHTAVVGPEGEVAEVLIRTHRMHKVAEAGVIALGNPYAADSGAQTVEPTDGERADPTRPGWLSRLLQWQQSATDPDTFWTTLRADLAQDREITVFRTDGGTLGLPAGASCVDAAYAQYGDAAHSCIGARVNGRLATLGTPLGDGDTVQLLLTEDAASGPSPGWLDHARTPTARIAITGWLDAHPQDPETVHGSRPADPRPGPQPAPPGSAGPAGRSASALVERSGATVRLAGCCTPVPPDDVTGFTVRGGAVTVHRLACPAVARMEAVGRVPVAVSWGDASECRVTLVAESFGRPRLLADLTEAIAGADAAIISATVEPPSEQRVRHTYTLQLPDAAGLPALMRAMRDVPGVYDVSRAQHPAAVL
- a CDS encoding class III extradiol dioxygenase subunit B-like domain-containing protein yields the protein MLVAAAVCPCPPLLVPDVAAGAAPELDAARTACSDALGVLAASRPDLLIVIGPADLTGSGPRPEGATGTFEEFGVDLAVRLGRDLGTAAGRPLPASLAVGAWLLARTGWADAPVEALGVVETLETGRCTDTGRALAARADRVALLVMGDGSACRTVKAPGYLDERATEFDAAASRALGAADTGALIALDEALGHELKAAGRAPWQVLAGAAQGVGLDGRLLYDDAPYGVGYLVAAWS
- a CDS encoding sensor histidine kinase; its protein translation is MRTRLLPLLIVLMASVLLALGFPLAVSVAAAQQQGVVIDRIDDTARFAALAQFITERTHGYDERRRTLQTELETYDSVYGIRAGVFYRDDSAMAKAPATWRLPVEGEGREAFNEALLGRRSHDPPQVWPWQDGRVVVASPVVRDGDVIAVVVIDSPTAQMRSDTLRGWLVIAAGEVVAMLVAVGAAIRLTGWVLLPVRTLDVAAHDIASGRMRSRVAASGGPPELRRLARSFNEMADNVEDVLEQQRAFVADASHQLRNPLAALLLRIELLALELPEGNEEIASVRTEGKRLGQVLDDLLDLALAEHAAADLQLTDIGALTAERVSSWRPVAEEKGVRLRADGAPAVTAWTDPIALSSALDAIIDNALKFTPADEEVRVTVASGSECVTVVVADRGPGLTEQELERVGDRFWRSSQHQNVRGSGLGLSISQALLAASRGSLSYERHEPHGLRVTVSVPRNGPHG
- a CDS encoding response regulator transcription factor, encoding MRLLLVEDDNHVAAALSAILGRHGFKVVHARSGEEALQALLPADTEPFGVVLLDLGLPDQDGYEVCGKIRKRSSVPVIMVTARADVRSRIHGLNLGADDYVTKPYDTGELLARIHAVSRRKPAAEETGPTPVAALRLGHVHIELPTRRVSVDGSEVQLTRKEFDLLALLAQRPGVVFRREQIISEVWRTSWEGTGRTLEVHVASLRAKLRLPALIETVRGVGYRLVAPSA
- the miaB gene encoding tRNA (N6-isopentenyl adenosine(37)-C2)-methylthiotransferase MiaB; protein product: MSSGNRSEAVDVRKSYEVRTYGCQMNVHDSERLSGLLEDAGYVRAPEGSDGDADVVVFNTCAVRENADNKLYGNLGRLAPMKTKRPGMQIAVGGCLAQKDRDTIVARAPWVDVVFGTHNIGKLPVLLERARIQEEAQIEIAESLEAFPSTLPTRRESAYAAWVSISVGCNNTCTFCIVPALRGKEKDRRTGDILAEIEALVAEGVSEITLLGQNVNAYGSDIGDREAFSKLLRACGRIEGLERVRFTSPHPRDFTDDVIAAMAETPNVMPQLHMPMQSGSDTILKAMRRSYRQERFLGIIEKVRAAMPDAAISTDIIVGFPGETEEDFEQTMHAVREARFANAFTFQYSKRPGTPAADMEGQIPKEVVQERYMRLSVLQEEISWSENKKQVGRTLDVMVAEGEGRKDGATHRLSGRAPDNRLVHFTKPDQDVRPGDVVTVEISYAAPHHLLAEGAPVGVRRTRSGDAWEKRNAAAAAKPAGVMLGLPGIGAPAPLPAASAPGCGCD
- the dapF gene encoding diaminopimelate epimerase translates to MTTSQIAFLKGHGTENDFVIVPDPDNAVDLPASVVAGLCDRRAGIGGDGLLHVVRSAAHPEARAMADEAEWFMDYRNADGSIAEMCGNGVRVFAHYLQRSGSVEEGDLAVATRGGVKKVHLAKDGDITVSMGRAQLPAAGVTVTVGDRSWDARNVNMGNPHAVAFVDDLAHAGDLLSEPAFGPAAVYPDGVNIEFVVDLGPRHVAMRVHERGSGETRSCGTGACAVAVAAARRDAADPALTGTPVTYTVDLPGGTLVITEHPHGEIEMTGPAVIVAEGKIDPAWLHTLNG